One Pectobacterium colocasium DNA segment encodes these proteins:
- a CDS encoding MetQ/NlpA family ABC transporter substrate-binding protein codes for MKLTHSVRAVLGITLLAAGMQLAMASSDPQTITFGVAPGPYGDMVNLAIKPELVKKGYKVVVREFSDYVQPNLALANGSIDANLFQHTLYLEKFAADKGLKISPLITVPTASMGFYSKKIKSLDELKKGDVVTLSNDATNLARGLRFLQSLGLITIKSDIDPTKASEKDILENPRGLVFKPMEAAQLPRTLDSVTASLVNGNFALASGLKLSSAIKLETLDENLKNVIAVRTDDLDKPFVKDTKAIVESPAYAAVINDPALMYSQFQKPEWMQAKTPAPAQ; via the coding sequence ATGAAATTGACGCATTCTGTTCGCGCCGTGTTGGGCATCACATTGCTGGCTGCTGGTATGCAACTGGCAATGGCCAGCAGCGATCCTCAGACGATCACATTTGGCGTGGCGCCAGGGCCGTATGGCGACATGGTGAATCTTGCCATCAAACCTGAGCTGGTGAAAAAAGGCTACAAGGTCGTCGTGCGTGAATTCAGCGATTACGTTCAGCCTAATCTGGCGCTGGCCAACGGTAGTATTGATGCCAACCTCTTCCAGCATACGCTGTATCTGGAAAAATTCGCCGCCGATAAAGGGTTAAAAATTTCCCCGCTGATTACCGTTCCGACAGCCAGCATGGGCTTCTACTCGAAGAAAATCAAATCGCTGGATGAGCTGAAAAAAGGAGATGTCGTCACGCTTTCTAACGACGCCACCAATCTGGCGCGTGGCCTGCGTTTCCTGCAATCGCTGGGTCTGATTACGATTAAGTCGGACATCGATCCGACGAAGGCTTCCGAGAAGGATATTCTTGAAAATCCGCGCGGGTTGGTCTTCAAACCGATGGAAGCGGCGCAACTGCCCCGCACGCTGGATAGCGTGACGGCATCGTTGGTGAACGGTAATTTCGCGCTGGCGTCCGGTCTGAAACTGTCATCAGCCATTAAGCTTGAAACGCTGGATGAGAACCTGAAGAACGTTATTGCCGTGCGCACCGACGATCTCGATAAACCCTTTGTTAAAGATACTAAGGCGATTGTGGAATCACCCGCTTATGCCGCGGTGATCAACGATCCGGCGTTGATGTATAGCCAGTTCCAGAAACCTGAGTGGATGCAGGCAAAAACGCCAGCGCCCGCACAGTAA
- a CDS encoding methionine ABC transporter ATP-binding protein gives MIQLEGVSVDFSHGKQPENRAVDDVSLHIQRGEVYGIVGTSGAGKSTLLRTINLLQRPTSGRVRVNGVLISELSGHPLREQRQKIGMIFQHFNLMQTRTVAENVAFSLKAAGKSNADIATRVPEILNLVGLADKASSYPAQLSGGQKQRVGIARAIANDPEVLLCDEPTSALDLETSAAILALLKEINDKLGITIVLISHEMSVIKAVCDRVAVMTGGRVVEEGDVFDIFATPQHAFTRQLVSHTLDLALPPRLLKDLQGTLLKILFVGESAEQPVLSDVATRFGVSVNILHGKIEYIGNRALGILVALLTHPSNPVKVTEAVEHIQVRTANVEVLHG, from the coding sequence ATGATTCAGTTAGAAGGGGTAAGCGTTGACTTCTCTCACGGGAAGCAGCCAGAAAACCGCGCGGTAGACGATGTGTCGCTGCACATCCAGCGCGGGGAAGTTTACGGCATTGTTGGCACCAGCGGTGCGGGAAAAAGTACGCTGCTGCGAACCATCAATCTCTTGCAGCGGCCGACGTCAGGCCGTGTGCGCGTCAATGGCGTGCTCATCAGCGAGCTGTCAGGACATCCTCTGCGGGAACAGCGGCAAAAAATCGGCATGATCTTTCAGCATTTCAATCTGATGCAGACGCGTACCGTGGCGGAAAACGTGGCATTTAGCTTGAAAGCCGCCGGGAAATCCAACGCGGATATCGCGACGCGCGTGCCGGAAATTCTGAATCTGGTGGGGCTGGCAGATAAAGCATCGTCTTATCCGGCACAGCTCAGCGGTGGTCAGAAACAGCGCGTAGGCATTGCCCGAGCGATTGCCAACGATCCCGAAGTCTTGCTGTGCGATGAGCCTACGTCGGCGCTCGATCTGGAAACTTCCGCTGCCATTCTGGCGCTGTTGAAAGAGATTAACGACAAACTGGGCATCACCATCGTGCTGATTTCTCATGAAATGAGCGTGATTAAGGCCGTTTGCGATCGGGTGGCGGTGATGACGGGCGGTCGGGTTGTGGAAGAAGGCGATGTTTTTGATATTTTCGCGACGCCGCAACACGCGTTCACGCGTCAACTTGTGTCCCACACGCTCGATTTGGCGCTGCCGCCGCGCTTGCTGAAGGATTTGCAGGGCACATTATTGAAGATTCTGTTCGTCGGCGAATCGGCGGAGCAACCTGTGCTGTCGGATGTCGCGACGCGCTTTGGCGTATCCGTCAATATCCTGCACGGTAAGATCGAATACATCGGCAATCGTGCGCTAGGCATCCTCGTGGCGCTATTGACCCATCCATCCAACCCCGTAAAAGTGACGGAAGCGGTGGAGCATATTCAGGTAAGGACGGCGAACGTGGAGGTGCTGCATGGCTGA
- a CDS encoding methionine ABC transporter permease, producing MADLWIDLVAAFGETFQMVGISTLLAVIGGLPLGLLIYVTDRNLFWQNRAVYLFGTVLVNIIRSIPFVILLVLLLPLTQFLLGNTIGPVAAAVPMSVAAIAFYARLVDSALREIDPGIVEAAEAFGASPMRIIGTVLLPEAKAGLLRGLTITLVSLIGYSAMAGIVGGGGVGDLAIRFGYYRYETEVMVITVVALVILVQVVQTLGDWLSKRADKRERR from the coding sequence ATGGCTGATTTATGGATCGATCTGGTCGCGGCGTTCGGTGAAACGTTCCAGATGGTGGGAATTTCTACGCTGCTTGCCGTCATCGGCGGTTTACCGCTGGGGCTGCTGATTTATGTCACGGACAGGAATCTGTTCTGGCAAAATCGTGCCGTCTATCTGTTTGGCACCGTGCTGGTGAATATTATCCGCTCAATTCCCTTCGTGATTCTGCTGGTCTTGCTGTTACCGCTCACGCAGTTTCTCTTGGGGAATACGATTGGCCCAGTGGCAGCGGCGGTGCCCATGTCGGTGGCAGCCATCGCATTCTATGCGCGTCTGGTGGATAGCGCACTGCGTGAAATTGACCCCGGCATTGTGGAGGCGGCCGAAGCATTTGGCGCCAGCCCGATGCGTATTATTGGCACGGTGCTACTGCCAGAAGCGAAAGCAGGATTATTGCGCGGCCTCACGATTACGCTGGTGAGCCTCATCGGCTATTCGGCGATGGCGGGTATTGTCGGTGGCGGTGGCGTGGGGGATCTGGCGATCCGCTTCGGCTATTACCGCTATGAAACCGAGGTGATGGTGATCACCGTGGTTGCACTGGTTATTCTGGTGCAGGTGGTACAGACGCTGGGTGACTGGCTGTCAAAGCGTGCAGATAAGCGCGAACGCCGTTAA
- a CDS encoding serine hydrolase: protein MKTTPFLTRLTSFSVGTVLLVGLVPFTYAEQLPAVPQIEAKAFILMDYHSGKVLAESNADERLDPASLTKIMASYVIGQAIKSGKISPTDEVTVGKDAWATGNPALRGSSLMFLKPGDRIPVSELNKGIVIQSGNDASIALADYVAGSQDAFVSLMNNYVKALNLTNTHFLTVHGLDAAGQYSTARDMALLGQALIRDVPEEYALHKEKEFTFNNIRQPNRNRLLWSTNLNVDGVKTGHTNGAGHNLVASATEGNMRLISVVLGAQTDAIRFRESEKLLTWGFRFFETVTPIKADAPFTTQRVWFGTETEARLGVAQDAALTIPKGQMKNLKASFTLNQPQLSAPLTRNQVVGTIDFQLDGKSIGQRELVAMDDIPEAGFFSRLWDTVMMKMQQWFGGLFG, encoded by the coding sequence ATGAAAACAACCCCTTTCCTGACCAGACTCACGTCTTTCTCTGTAGGTACGGTATTGCTTGTTGGTTTGGTGCCCTTCACCTATGCGGAACAGCTGCCTGCGGTGCCGCAGATCGAAGCCAAAGCCTTTATTCTGATGGATTATCATAGCGGCAAAGTGCTGGCTGAGAGCAATGCCGATGAGCGCCTTGACCCTGCCAGCCTGACAAAAATTATGGCGAGCTATGTCATTGGTCAGGCTATTAAATCCGGTAAAATTAGTCCGACTGATGAAGTGACCGTCGGCAAAGATGCCTGGGCAACCGGCAATCCAGCGCTGCGTGGTTCGTCGCTGATGTTCCTTAAGCCGGGTGACCGTATTCCCGTTTCTGAGCTAAATAAAGGCATTGTCATTCAGTCCGGTAACGATGCCAGCATTGCGCTGGCGGATTACGTCGCGGGCAGTCAGGATGCGTTTGTCAGCCTGATGAACAATTATGTGAAGGCGCTTAACCTGACGAATACGCACTTCCTCACCGTGCACGGGCTTGATGCCGCAGGGCAGTATAGCACTGCACGTGATATGGCGCTGTTAGGGCAGGCGCTGATCCGCGACGTGCCGGAAGAGTATGCGTTGCATAAGGAAAAAGAGTTCACCTTCAATAATATCCGCCAGCCTAACCGCAACCGCCTGTTGTGGAGCACGAATCTGAATGTGGACGGCGTGAAAACCGGCCATACCAACGGTGCGGGGCATAATCTGGTGGCCTCGGCAACGGAAGGCAATATGCGCCTGATCTCCGTGGTGCTGGGTGCGCAAACCGATGCCATCCGTTTCCGTGAAAGCGAAAAGCTGCTTACGTGGGGCTTCCGTTTTTTTGAAACGGTAACGCCTATTAAGGCGGATGCCCCCTTTACCACGCAGCGGGTTTGGTTTGGCACTGAGACAGAAGCGCGACTTGGCGTCGCACAGGATGCCGCGCTGACCATACCGAAAGGGCAAATGAAGAACCTGAAAGCCAGCTTTACGCTCAATCAGCCGCAGCTTTCCGCGCCGCTAACCAGAAATCAGGTTGTCGGCACCATTGATTTTCAACTGGATGGTAAAAGCATCGGTCAGCGTGAACTGGTGGCGATGGATGATATCCCAGAGGCCGGTTTCTTTAGCCGCCTCTGGGATACGGTAATGATGAAGATGCAGCAGTGGTTCGGTGGGTTATTCGGTTAA
- the deoR gene encoding DNA-binding transcriptional repressor DeoR translates to METRRDERIGRLAQALKKTDKLHLKDAAQLLGVSEMTVRRDLNADSSCVILLGGYVVSDLKNNGVTNYFVSDQQTKQVREKQAIGAAAAHLVEANDTVFFDCGTTIPFIIDAIPDELPFTAICYSLNTFLALQEKKACRVILCGGEYHPDNAIFTPLNQRSELDNICPNKAFISAAGIELNAGATCFNFAELGMKQRAMATAQRIIIVADSSKFGQIKRACIGPITLFDTVISDSAPGEPYLRYFANNGIQLIHAGN, encoded by the coding sequence ATGGAAACGCGGCGCGACGAACGAATCGGCAGACTGGCTCAGGCATTAAAGAAAACCGATAAACTCCATCTGAAGGACGCCGCACAGCTACTCGGCGTGTCCGAGATGACCGTTCGCCGCGATCTGAACGCAGATTCCAGCTGCGTCATACTGCTCGGCGGCTACGTCGTGAGCGACCTGAAGAATAACGGCGTCACAAACTATTTCGTCTCCGACCAGCAGACCAAACAGGTCAGGGAAAAGCAGGCTATCGGTGCGGCGGCTGCGCATCTCGTGGAAGCAAACGATACCGTTTTTTTCGACTGCGGCACCACTATCCCCTTCATCATTGATGCCATTCCTGATGAACTGCCTTTTACCGCGATTTGCTATTCCCTGAATACCTTTTTAGCACTACAGGAAAAAAAGGCGTGCAGAGTGATTTTGTGCGGCGGGGAATACCATCCCGATAACGCGATTTTCACTCCGCTCAACCAGCGCAGCGAGCTGGACAACATCTGCCCGAATAAAGCGTTTATTTCTGCGGCGGGTATCGAACTTAACGCAGGCGCGACCTGTTTTAATTTTGCCGAGCTGGGTATGAAGCAACGCGCCATGGCAACCGCACAGCGCATCATTATCGTGGCAGACAGCAGCAAATTCGGCCAGATCAAGCGCGCCTGTATCGGCCCGATCACGCTGTTTGATACGGTCATTTCCGACAGCGCACCGGGCGAACCATACCTACGTTACTTCGCCAACAACGGCATTCAGTTAATCCACGCGGGGAATTAA
- the deoC gene encoding deoxyribose-phosphate aldolase: protein MTDYARYIDHTLLAANATEQQIITLCEEAIAHRFYAVCVNSGYVPLVAEKLTGTDVQVCSVIGFPLGAGLTASKAFEAKAAINAGAQEIDMVINVGWLKSGKIDAVKADIQAVREVCAAIPLKVILETSLLDDEQIVLVCEMCRQLDVAFVKTSTGFSTGGAREEHVRLMRNTVGSEMGVKASGAVRDRQTAQRMIEAGATRIGTSSGVAIVSGEAAAAGNY from the coding sequence ATGACTGACTACGCACGCTATATCGACCACACACTGCTGGCCGCCAATGCTACCGAACAGCAAATCATCACGCTGTGCGAGGAAGCGATAGCACACCGTTTTTATGCTGTTTGTGTGAATTCAGGCTACGTTCCCTTAGTCGCCGAAAAGCTGACAGGCACTGACGTTCAGGTGTGCTCTGTTATCGGTTTCCCTCTCGGTGCAGGCCTGACGGCCAGCAAGGCTTTTGAAGCCAAAGCGGCAATTAATGCCGGTGCTCAGGAAATCGACATGGTAATTAACGTCGGCTGGCTGAAAAGCGGGAAGATTGACGCCGTCAAAGCGGATATTCAGGCCGTGCGCGAGGTTTGCGCCGCTATACCGTTGAAGGTAATATTGGAAACCTCTCTGCTTGATGACGAACAGATTGTACTGGTGTGTGAAATGTGTCGTCAGTTGGATGTCGCGTTCGTCAAAACGTCTACCGGTTTCAGCACCGGCGGTGCACGCGAAGAACACGTTCGACTGATGCGTAACACCGTCGGCAGCGAGATGGGTGTCAAAGCATCTGGCGCGGTTCGCGATCGCCAAACGGCACAGCGTATGATTGAAGCAGGCGCCACACGCATCGGTACCAGCTCAGGCGTCGCTATCGTTTCAGGCGAAGCCGCCGCAGCAGGAAACTACTAA
- a CDS encoding aspartate:alanine antiporter, with product MNINVADLLNGNYILLLFVVLSLGLCLGKLRLGPVQLGNSIGVLVVSLLLGQQHFSINTEALSLGFMLFIFCVGVEAGPNFFSIFFRDGKNYFMLALVMVGSAMLLALGLGKLFGWGIGLTAGMLAGSMTSTPVLVGAGDTLRNTASMGSQLGIEQDHLSLGYALTYLVGLVSLIFGARYLPKLQHQDLPTSAQQIARERGLDADSQRKVYLPVIRAYRVGPELVDWADGKNLRELGIYRQTGCYIERIRRNGILASPDGDAVLQIGDEIALVGYPDSHARLNSNFRDGKEVFDRDLLDMRIVTEEIVVKNHNAVGKRLSQLKLTDHGCFLNRIIRSQIEMPIDDSVVLNKGDVLQVSGDARRVKSIADRIGFISIHSQVTDLLAFCAFFVIGVMIGLITIQFSNFTFGIGNAAGLLFAGIMLGFLRANHPTFGYIPQGALNMVKEFGLMVFMAGVGLSAGSTINSSLGEVGIQMLASGLIVSLVPVVICFLFGAYVLKMNRALLFGAMMGARTCAPAMDIISDTARSNIPALGYAGTYAIANVLLTLAGSLIVVIWPELPG from the coding sequence ATGAATATAAACGTCGCTGATTTGTTAAATGGGAATTACATTCTGCTGTTATTTGTGGTTCTTTCATTAGGACTCTGTCTGGGGAAATTACGCCTCGGGCCAGTACAACTCGGTAATTCTATTGGCGTTTTAGTTGTTTCTTTATTACTCGGCCAACAACATTTTTCGATTAATACCGAAGCGCTGAGCCTCGGTTTTATGTTATTTATTTTTTGTGTGGGAGTGGAAGCCGGCCCCAATTTCTTTTCTATTTTCTTCCGTGACGGGAAAAATTATTTCATGCTGGCGTTGGTAATGGTTGGTAGCGCAATGCTACTGGCGCTGGGGTTAGGTAAATTATTTGGTTGGGGGATTGGTCTGACGGCGGGGATGCTGGCCGGTTCCATGACATCGACGCCCGTGCTGGTCGGTGCGGGCGACACGCTGCGCAATACCGCCAGTATGGGAAGCCAGCTCGGTATTGAGCAAGATCACCTGAGTCTGGGCTATGCGTTGACGTATCTGGTCGGGCTGGTCAGCCTCATTTTCGGTGCCCGCTATCTGCCCAAACTCCAGCATCAGGACCTGCCCACCAGCGCACAGCAGATTGCACGCGAGCGCGGGCTGGACGCAGACAGCCAGAGAAAAGTCTATTTGCCCGTCATTCGCGCCTATCGCGTCGGGCCGGAGTTGGTCGACTGGGCGGACGGCAAAAATTTACGCGAGCTGGGAATCTATCGCCAGACCGGCTGCTACATCGAACGCATCCGCCGCAACGGAATTCTGGCCAGCCCCGACGGCGACGCCGTTTTGCAAATCGGTGATGAGATCGCGCTGGTCGGCTATCCAGACTCGCACGCTCGCCTGAACTCCAATTTCCGCGACGGCAAGGAAGTTTTCGATCGTGACTTGCTGGACATGCGCATTGTGACGGAAGAGATCGTCGTCAAGAACCACAATGCCGTCGGCAAACGCCTGAGCCAATTGAAACTCACCGATCACGGCTGTTTCCTGAACCGTATTATCCGCAGCCAGATTGAAATGCCGATTGACGATAGCGTCGTGCTGAATAAAGGGGATGTTTTGCAGGTCAGCGGCGACGCCCGTCGGGTAAAAAGCATTGCTGACAGAATCGGATTTATTTCTATTCACAGCCAGGTTACCGACCTGCTGGCCTTCTGCGCGTTTTTCGTCATCGGTGTAATGATCGGGCTGATCACCATCCAATTCAGCAACTTCACTTTCGGCATCGGTAACGCAGCCGGGTTGCTATTCGCTGGCATCATGCTGGGGTTCCTGCGCGCCAACCACCCGACCTTCGGCTATATCCCGCAAGGCGCGCTCAACATGGTCAAAGAATTTGGCCTGATGGTCTTTATGGCAGGCGTTGGCCTGAGCGCGGGCAGCACAATCAACAGCAGCCTGGGAGAAGTCGGTATTCAGATGCTGGCTTCGGGGCTTATTGTCAGTCTGGTTCCGGTGGTAATTTGTTTCCTGTTCGGTGCCTATGTATTGAAAATGAACCGGGCGCTGCTGTTCGGCGCGATGATGGGCGCACGAACCTGCGCCCCCGCCATGGATATTATCAGCGATACGGCTCGCAGTAACATCCCTGCGCTCGGCTATGCAGGCACCTATGCTATCGCTAACGTACTGCTGACATTAGCGGGTTCACTGATCGTGGTTATTTGGCCTGAACTACCCGGCTGA
- a CDS encoding inner membrane protein YbjM, which yields MAKNKGWVGAICCFLLFTVVFLSQKFEVSDVAVNDGLRGSPGMLLFLLPGMVACFLSARGRLLYPLFGALAAMPVCLLVLHLWNTPMRSFWQELAYVMSAVFWCVLGALGMLCLRGVYRRYLR from the coding sequence ATGGCAAAAAATAAAGGTTGGGTGGGCGCGATCTGCTGTTTTCTCTTGTTCACCGTTGTATTTCTGAGCCAAAAATTTGAGGTATCGGATGTCGCGGTGAATGACGGGTTGCGTGGCAGCCCAGGGATGTTGCTTTTTCTGCTGCCCGGCATGGTAGCCTGTTTTCTTTCCGCGCGTGGTCGCTTGCTTTACCCGCTGTTTGGTGCGCTGGCGGCGATGCCCGTATGCTTATTGGTGCTTCACCTGTGGAATACGCCGATGCGCTCTTTCTGGCAAGAGCTGGCCTACGTGATGAGTGCGGTCTTTTGGTGTGTGCTGGGCGCGTTGGGTATGCTGTGTTTACGCGGTGTTTATCGACGCTATCTTCGCTAA
- a CDS encoding GrxA family glutaredoxin — protein sequence MFAVIFGRPACPYCVRAKELAEKLAEQRDDFSFRYVDIHAEGISKEDLSKTVGKPVETVPQIFLDEKHIGGCTDFEAYAKEHLALFQS from the coding sequence ATGTTCGCTGTAATTTTCGGGCGCCCAGCTTGCCCTTATTGTGTACGTGCGAAAGAACTGGCAGAAAAACTGGCCGAGCAACGTGATGACTTCAGCTTCCGCTATGTGGACATCCATGCAGAAGGCATCTCAAAAGAAGATTTGTCCAAGACGGTAGGAAAACCAGTTGAAACCGTACCGCAGATTTTCCTGGATGAAAAACACATCGGCGGCTGCACCGATTTTGAAGCCTATGCCAAAGAGCACCTGGCTCTGTTCCAGTCATAA
- the nfsA gene encoding oxygen-insensitive NADPH nitroreductase has translation MTPTIDLLQRHRSIRAFTSQAVTDEQRHAIITSAQSASSSSFLQCSAIIRITDPAVRETLVHYTGEQGYVAQAAEFWVFCADFHRHVEIFPQAETGLAEQLLIGCVDTALMAQNALVAAESLGLGGVFIGGIRNRIADVTQLLQLPPLVIPLFGLCLGYPDAEPMLKPRMPTAMMLHENIYQPLDRDVLAQYDQHMVEYYLQRTGSRRESWSEHVERTLKKELRPFMLDYLHQQGWAIR, from the coding sequence GTGACACCAACCATTGATTTGCTACAGCGCCATCGTTCTATCCGCGCGTTTACGTCTCAGGCAGTGACGGATGAGCAACGCCACGCCATTATTACCTCCGCACAAAGCGCGTCCAGCTCCAGCTTTTTACAATGCAGCGCCATTATTCGTATCACCGATCCTGCCGTGCGTGAAACGCTGGTTCACTATACCGGCGAGCAAGGCTATGTGGCGCAAGCGGCAGAATTTTGGGTCTTTTGTGCCGATTTCCACCGCCATGTGGAGATCTTTCCACAGGCTGAAACCGGGCTGGCCGAGCAGTTGCTGATTGGCTGTGTCGATACCGCCCTCATGGCGCAGAATGCACTGGTCGCCGCGGAGTCGCTGGGGTTGGGTGGGGTATTTATCGGCGGAATCCGTAACCGCATTGCTGATGTGACACAGTTACTGCAATTGCCGCCGCTGGTTATACCATTGTTTGGGCTGTGTCTGGGATACCCGGACGCGGAACCGATGCTGAAGCCGCGCATGCCAACCGCCATGATGCTGCATGAAAATATCTATCAGCCGCTCGATCGTGATGTGCTGGCGCAATACGACCAGCACATGGTGGAATATTATCTGCAACGTACCGGTAGCCGCCGCGAGAGCTGGAGTGAGCACGTCGAACGGACGCTGAAAAAAGAGTTACGTCCATTCATGCTGGACTACTTACATCAACAAGGATGGGCGATACGCTAG
- the rimK gene encoding 30S ribosomal protein S6--L-glutamate ligase: MKIAILSRDGALYSCKRLREAAEARKHSVEIIDPLSCYMNINSAAPSVHYRGRRLDKYDAVIPRIGSQITFYGTAVLRQFEMLGSYPLNNSVAVIRARDKLHSLQLLAREGIDLPITGFAHSPDDTGDLIAMVGGAPLVVKLVEGTQGIGVVLAETRQAAESVIDAFRGLNAHILVQEYVREAQGKDIRCLVIGNRVVAAIERQAKAGEFRSNLHRGGSANNVKITAQERAIAIKATKTLGLNVAGVDILRADRGPLVMEVNASPGLEGIETTTGFDIAGMMIEFIEQNTQRRFATSATISKS, encoded by the coding sequence ATGAAGATAGCCATTCTGTCTCGTGATGGGGCGTTATATTCCTGTAAACGCCTGCGTGAAGCGGCTGAGGCGCGCAAGCACAGCGTTGAGATTATCGATCCGCTTTCCTGCTACATGAATATCAATTCAGCGGCGCCGTCGGTGCATTACCGTGGTCGTCGGCTGGATAAATATGACGCGGTGATTCCGCGCATTGGTTCACAGATTACGTTTTACGGCACGGCGGTATTGCGCCAGTTTGAAATGCTGGGAAGCTACCCGCTGAATAATTCTGTGGCGGTAATCCGCGCCCGCGACAAACTGCATTCACTGCAACTGCTAGCCCGCGAAGGCATTGACCTGCCAATCACCGGATTTGCCCACTCGCCGGATGATACCGGTGACCTGATCGCGATGGTAGGTGGCGCGCCGCTGGTCGTAAAACTGGTGGAAGGCACGCAGGGGATTGGCGTGGTATTGGCCGAGACGCGTCAGGCAGCGGAAAGCGTAATTGATGCCTTTCGCGGGCTGAATGCCCATATTCTGGTGCAGGAATACGTGCGTGAAGCGCAGGGTAAAGATATTCGTTGTCTTGTGATCGGTAATCGGGTTGTTGCGGCGATTGAACGGCAGGCGAAAGCGGGGGAGTTTCGTTCAAATCTGCATCGCGGTGGCTCGGCGAATAACGTGAAAATTACGGCACAGGAGCGTGCGATTGCCATCAAGGCGACGAAAACGCTGGGGCTGAATGTCGCAGGCGTTGATATTTTGCGCGCCGACCGAGGGCCGTTGGTGATGGAAGTCAATGCCTCACCGGGGTTGGAAGGGATTGAAACGACGACCGGGTTCGATATTGCTGGCATGATGATTGAGTTTATTGAACAAAATACTCAGAGACGCTTCGCAACATCGGCAACAATAAGTAAAAGTTAG
- a CDS encoding YbjN domain-containing protein gives MDSLIVPDLAMLRRWLDQLNILYFECDSCQALHLPHMQNFDGVFDAKVDLVDNVILFSALAEVKPSALIPLVGDLSQINASSLTVKAFIDVQDDNLPKLIVCQSFSVAAGMTLEQFRHFMQQSEEQISMVILEAGANNLLFIGEEEEGSAARVTTSHLH, from the coding sequence ATGGATTCACTCATCGTCCCGGATTTGGCTATGCTACGGCGGTGGCTGGACCAACTGAATATTCTGTATTTCGAATGTGATTCCTGTCAGGCGCTTCATCTTCCTCATATGCAAAATTTTGATGGCGTGTTTGATGCGAAAGTTGATCTGGTAGATAACGTGATCCTGTTTTCCGCACTGGCTGAAGTGAAGCCCAGCGCGCTGATTCCTCTGGTTGGCGATCTGAGCCAAATCAACGCCAGTTCGTTGACCGTCAAGGCGTTTATCGACGTTCAGGACGATAATCTGCCGAAACTGATTGTCTGCCAGTCATTCAGCGTTGCCGCCGGCATGACATTGGAACAGTTCCGACATTTCATGCAGCAGTCCGAAGAACAGATCTCAATGGTGATCCTTGAGGCTGGCGCTAATAATCTGCTGTTTATCGGCGAGGAAGAAGAGGGCTCTGCTGCAAGAGTCACAACCTCACATCTGCATTGA